Proteins encoded within one genomic window of Actinoplanes octamycinicus:
- a CDS encoding glycosyl hydrolase family 18 protein yields the protein MKRSRSVLLATVTAVAAAGTATWFAGDASAAAACATAWSSSSTYVKDNVASQNGHNYTAKWWTQNESPATHSGQWDVWIDNGVCGGGTPTTPTSSPTSKPPVTSSPTSSPTTSPTTPTTPPTTQPTGTGNLPAHFLTGYWQNFDNGATPLKLAAVPSTYDLIAVAFADATSTPGAVSFTLDPGLASAVGGYTDAQFKADIATLHSRGKKVIISVGGEKGSVSVASADAATNFANSVWSLIQNYGFDGVDIDLENGLNPTYMASALRSLRAKAGANLIITMAPQTIDMQSTGSSYFALALAIKDILTVVHTQFYNSGAMLGCDQMNAYSQGTENFLTALACIQTQGGLRPDQVSLGLPASTKAAGGGYVAPSVVNAALDCLARGTNCGTFKPPATYPGIRGAMTWSINWDVANGSGWATTIDPHLATLP from the coding sequence ATGAAGCGCTCCCGATCGGTACTTCTCGCGACGGTCACCGCGGTGGCCGCCGCCGGCACAGCAACCTGGTTCGCGGGTGACGCGTCCGCGGCCGCGGCCTGTGCCACGGCGTGGAGCTCGTCCTCGACCTACGTCAAGGACAACGTGGCCTCGCAGAACGGCCACAACTACACCGCGAAGTGGTGGACCCAGAACGAGTCGCCGGCCACCCACAGTGGTCAGTGGGACGTGTGGATCGACAACGGCGTGTGCGGTGGCGGCACGCCGACGACGCCGACCAGCTCGCCCACCAGCAAGCCGCCGGTCACCTCGTCGCCGACCTCGTCGCCGACCACGTCGCCGACGACGCCCACCACCCCGCCGACCACGCAGCCCACCGGGACCGGGAACCTTCCGGCGCACTTCCTCACCGGGTACTGGCAGAACTTCGACAACGGCGCCACCCCGCTCAAGCTGGCCGCCGTCCCGAGCACCTACGACCTGATCGCGGTCGCCTTCGCGGACGCCACCTCGACCCCGGGCGCGGTCTCCTTCACCCTCGACCCGGGCCTGGCGAGCGCGGTCGGCGGCTACACCGACGCGCAGTTCAAGGCGGACATCGCCACCCTGCACTCGCGGGGCAAGAAGGTCATCATCTCGGTCGGCGGCGAGAAGGGCTCGGTCAGCGTGGCCAGCGCCGACGCCGCGACCAACTTCGCCAACTCGGTCTGGTCGCTGATCCAGAACTACGGCTTCGACGGCGTCGACATCGACCTGGAGAACGGGCTCAACCCGACCTACATGGCCAGCGCGCTGCGCAGCCTGCGGGCCAAGGCGGGCGCGAACCTGATCATCACGATGGCGCCGCAGACGATCGACATGCAGAGCACCGGGTCGTCCTACTTCGCGCTGGCGCTGGCGATCAAGGACATCCTGACCGTCGTCCACACGCAGTTCTACAACTCCGGCGCGATGCTCGGCTGCGACCAGATGAACGCCTACAGCCAGGGCACCGAGAACTTCCTGACCGCGCTCGCCTGCATCCAGACGCAGGGCGGGCTCCGGCCGGACCAGGTCTCGCTCGGCCTGCCGGCCAGCACCAAGGCCGCCGGCGGCGGCTACGTCGCCCCGTCGGTGGTCAACGCCGCCCTGGACTGCCTGGCCCGCGGCACCAACTGCGGCACGTTCAAGCCGCCGGCCACCTACCCGGGCATCCGTGGCGCGATGACCTGGTCGATCAACTGGGACGTCGCCAACGGCAGCGGCTGGGCCACCACGATCGACCCGCACCTCGCCACTCTCCCCTGA